One Bradyrhizobium sp. CCGB12 genomic window carries:
- a CDS encoding response regulator — protein MSAAPIKVLVIDDEPPIRKLLRMGLSTQGYEILEAPNGKTALEKLAEEPALIILDLGLPDIQGHELLRTIRARNEGVPIVVLSSRGDEAGKVQALDFGADDYLTKPFGMDELLARLRAALRHQLQVKGERPVFRTGDLSVDLVRRIVKTGEREVKLSPKEYDLLRVLVQHAGKVLTHRFLLKELWDELTDAQYLRVYVRQLRQKIEADPERPQYVLTETGIGYRLKAGD, from the coding sequence ATGAGCGCCGCCCCGATCAAGGTCCTGGTCATCGACGACGAGCCGCCGATCCGAAAGCTCTTGCGGATGGGGCTCTCGACGCAGGGCTATGAAATCCTGGAGGCGCCGAACGGCAAGACCGCGCTGGAAAAGCTTGCCGAGGAGCCGGCGCTGATCATCCTCGATCTCGGCCTGCCGGACATCCAGGGCCACGAGCTGCTGCGCACCATCCGCGCCCGCAACGAGGGTGTGCCGATCGTGGTGCTGTCGAGCCGTGGCGACGAGGCAGGCAAGGTGCAGGCGCTCGATTTCGGCGCCGATGATTACCTGACCAAGCCTTTCGGCATGGATGAGCTTCTGGCCCGTTTGCGCGCGGCGCTGCGCCACCAGCTTCAGGTCAAGGGCGAGCGCCCGGTGTTCCGAACCGGCGATCTCTCCGTCGACCTCGTGCGCCGTATTGTCAAGACCGGTGAACGCGAGGTGAAGCTGTCACCGAAGGAGTACGATCTTCTTCGCGTGCTGGTGCAGCACGCCGGGAAGGTGCTCACCCACCGCTTCCTGCTCAAGGAGCTCTGGGACGAGCTGACGGATGCGCAATATCTGCGTGTCTACGTCCGCCAGCTCCGCCAGAAGATCGAAGCCGACCCGGAACGGCCGCAATATGTGCTGACGGAAACGGGGATCGGGTACCGGTTGAAGGCGGGGGATTAG
- a CDS encoding sensor histidine kinase KdpD, which translates to MVRERRDPEQRPSPEALLEAARREESASGKLKIFVGAAPGVGKTYEMLQSAHARRKAGIDVVIGFVETHGRAETEALVRGLEVVPRKRLDYRGQIVEEMDLDAVIARRPRIALVDELAHTNAAGSRHPKRYLDVEELLSHGIDVYTAVNIQHIESLNDVVAQITHVRVRETVPDSVFDRADAIELIDLTPDDLIQRLKEGKVYVTKQAERALEHYFSPGNLTALRELALRRTAERVDEQLLNHMQANAIAGPWAAGERILVCVSEDPRAAGLVRYTKRLADRLHAPFTAISIETRRSLQLSDEERDRLADALRLAESLGGEALTIPAVGRRIADDVVNFAQGNNVTQIVIGKSSRSRWFEMTRGSVVHELVRRAGNITVHVIAGDELPGEAVPKTAVQTAARSEPFNPRPYLKALGLVLIGLGAAELIQPRFGIENVDLVLMTAVVAVAVRYGLWPSLLATVAASLSYNFFFLPPLYTFTITDPTNVAAFVLFLAVAMIVSNVAARVRTQADTAIGRIRMTEQLYAFSRKLAGTATLDDVLWATAYQIALMLKVRVVLLLPEEGLLTVKSGYPPEDELDQADLAAANWAWSNDRPAGRGSDTLPGAKRLFLPMRTGRGPIGVIGIDNDRTGPLLTPDQRRLLDALVDQGALAIERVLLVEDMDRVKRTVESERLRSALLTSISHDLKTPLASVLGAASTMRDLAGALSDTEKRDLLATVIDESERLNRFIANLLDMTKLESGAIVPNTALHDLGEIVGSALRRTAKILAAHKVELVLAADLPMLELDAVLFEQVLFNLLDNAAKYSPAETTVSIRSRRERDQVVLEIADEGGGIPPDELESVFDKFYRVQKGDHVRPGTGLGLAISRGFVEAMRGTISAANRSDRSGAILTIRLPVPAQTQALDTAA; encoded by the coding sequence GACTACCGCGGCCAGATCGTCGAGGAGATGGACCTCGATGCCGTGATTGCACGCCGGCCAAGAATCGCACTGGTCGATGAGCTCGCCCACACCAACGCGGCGGGTAGCCGCCATCCCAAGCGCTATCTCGACGTCGAGGAGCTGCTCTCCCACGGCATCGACGTCTACACCGCCGTCAACATCCAGCATATCGAGAGCCTGAACGACGTCGTCGCGCAGATTACCCATGTCCGGGTGCGGGAGACGGTGCCGGACTCGGTGTTCGATCGGGCCGATGCGATCGAGCTGATCGACCTCACGCCCGACGATCTGATCCAGCGGTTGAAGGAGGGCAAGGTCTATGTGACCAAGCAAGCCGAACGGGCGCTGGAGCACTATTTCTCGCCGGGCAATCTGACGGCGTTGCGCGAGCTCGCGCTGCGGCGTACGGCCGAACGGGTCGACGAGCAGCTGCTCAATCACATGCAGGCGAATGCCATCGCCGGTCCGTGGGCCGCGGGCGAGCGCATCCTCGTCTGCGTCAGTGAGGATCCGCGCGCGGCCGGCCTCGTGCGCTACACCAAGCGGCTGGCCGACCGGCTGCATGCGCCGTTCACCGCGATCTCGATCGAGACGCGCCGCTCGCTCCAGCTCTCCGACGAGGAGCGTGACCGGCTGGCTGATGCGCTGCGGCTCGCAGAGTCGCTCGGCGGCGAAGCGCTGACGATTCCAGCTGTCGGCCGCCGCATCGCCGACGATGTCGTCAACTTCGCGCAGGGCAACAACGTCACCCAGATCGTGATCGGCAAGTCGAGCCGCTCGCGGTGGTTCGAGATGACGCGTGGCTCCGTCGTGCACGAGCTGGTGCGCCGTGCCGGCAACATCACCGTCCATGTCATCGCCGGTGACGAGCTGCCCGGCGAGGCCGTGCCCAAGACGGCGGTGCAGACCGCAGCGCGGTCGGAACCGTTCAATCCGCGACCCTATCTGAAGGCGCTCGGGCTCGTGCTGATCGGCCTCGGCGCGGCGGAGCTGATCCAGCCCCGGTTCGGCATCGAGAATGTGGACCTCGTGTTGATGACGGCGGTGGTCGCGGTCGCGGTCCGCTACGGCTTGTGGCCGTCGCTGCTTGCGACGGTCGCGGCCTCGCTGTCCTACAATTTCTTCTTCCTACCGCCGCTCTACACCTTCACGATCACGGATCCGACCAACGTCGCCGCCTTCGTGCTGTTCCTGGCGGTGGCGATGATCGTCTCCAATGTCGCAGCGCGCGTGCGCACGCAGGCCGATACTGCCATCGGCCGGATCAGGATGACCGAGCAGCTTTACGCCTTCAGCCGCAAGCTCGCCGGCACCGCCACGCTCGACGACGTGCTATGGGCAACCGCCTACCAGATCGCATTGATGCTGAAGGTCCGCGTCGTGCTGCTGTTGCCGGAAGAAGGCCTGCTCACGGTGAAGTCGGGCTATCCGCCGGAGGATGAGCTCGACCAGGCCGACCTCGCCGCCGCCAACTGGGCGTGGAGCAACGACCGCCCTGCGGGTCGTGGCTCCGACACGCTGCCGGGTGCAAAACGGCTGTTTCTGCCGATGCGCACCGGGCGCGGACCGATCGGCGTGATCGGCATCGACAACGACCGCACCGGTCCGCTGCTGACTCCGGACCAGCGTCGTCTGCTCGATGCGCTGGTCGATCAGGGTGCGCTCGCGATCGAGCGTGTGCTGCTGGTCGAGGACATGGACCGCGTCAAGCGCACCGTGGAATCCGAGCGCTTGCGTTCGGCACTCCTGACCTCGATCTCGCACGACCTGAAGACGCCGCTGGCCTCCGTGCTGGGAGCCGCCTCGACCATGCGCGACCTCGCCGGGGCCTTGTCCGACACCGAGAAGCGCGACCTGCTCGCGACCGTGATCGACGAATCCGAGCGGCTCAACCGATTCATCGCCAATCTACTCGACATGACCAAGCTCGAGTCTGGCGCCATCGTGCCCAACACGGCGCTGCATGATCTCGGCGAGATCGTCGGCAGCGCGCTGCGGCGGACGGCCAAGATCCTCGCCGCTCACAAGGTCGAGCTGGTGCTGGCGGCCGATCTGCCGATGCTCGAGCTCGATGCTGTGCTGTTCGAGCAGGTGCTGTTCAATCTGCTCGACAATGCAGCGAAATATTCGCCGGCCGAAACCACGGTCTCGATCCGCAGTCGACGGGAACGGGATCAAGTCGTTCTAGAGATCGCCGATGAGGGCGGAGGCATTCCGCCCGACGAGCTCGAGAGCGTGTTCGACAAGTTCTATCGAGTGCAGAAGGGCGACCATGTCCGACCCGGCACCGGGCTCGGGCTCGCCATCTCCCGTGGCTTCGTCGAGGCGATGCGGGGGACGATCTCGGCCGCCAACCGCAGCGACCGGAGCGGTGCGATTCTCACCATCCGTCTGCCCGTTCCGGCGCAGACCCAGGCATTGGATACCGCCGCATGA
- a CDS encoding Ku protein, which translates to MAPRAYWKGTLKLSLVSCPVVLYPATTAAEKTRFHMINRETGNRLKQQMIDSETGDVVESDQKGRGYELRKGKYVEIEPEELEAVQIESNHTIDIESFVPSEEIDQRFLNHPYYIAPDGKAAVDAFAVIRDAMKDQDRVALAKIVLTNREHVMAIEPLGKGLLGTTLRYPYELRDEDQFFDDIKSPKVTKDMVELAGHILHSKAAHFDPSKFKDDYENALKALVKRKASGKKIELPEPEERPSNVVSLMDALKQSLKGRGGRKKTAAKSHARRATGRQRAARKTHRSSARHRKAG; encoded by the coding sequence ATGGCCCCGCGCGCCTATTGGAAGGGAACGTTGAAGCTGTCGCTGGTCAGTTGTCCGGTCGTGCTTTATCCGGCGACCACGGCGGCCGAGAAGACGCGGTTTCACATGATCAACCGCGAGACCGGCAATCGGCTCAAGCAGCAGATGATCGATTCCGAGACCGGCGACGTCGTCGAGAGCGACCAGAAGGGGCGCGGCTACGAGCTGCGCAAGGGCAAGTATGTCGAGATCGAACCGGAGGAGCTCGAAGCGGTCCAGATCGAGAGCAATCACACCATCGACATCGAGAGCTTCGTGCCGAGCGAGGAGATCGACCAGCGCTTCCTCAATCATCCCTATTACATCGCGCCCGACGGCAAAGCCGCGGTCGACGCCTTCGCGGTCATTCGCGACGCCATGAAGGATCAGGACCGCGTGGCACTGGCCAAAATCGTACTCACCAACCGCGAGCACGTGATGGCGATCGAGCCGCTCGGCAAGGGCCTGCTCGGCACCACGCTGCGCTATCCTTACGAGCTCCGCGACGAGGACCAGTTTTTCGACGACATCAAGAGCCCGAAAGTCACCAAGGACATGGTCGAGCTCGCAGGCCACATCCTGCACTCCAAGGCCGCGCATTTCGATCCCAGCAAATTCAAGGACGATTACGAGAACGCGCTGAAGGCGCTGGTGAAGCGCAAGGCCAGCGGCAAGAAGATCGAGCTACCCGAACCCGAGGAGCGGCCGAGCAACGTCGTCAGCCTGATGGACGCGCTGAAGCAGAGCCTGAAGGGGCGCGGTGGAAGGAAGAAGACGGCAGCGAAATCCCATGCCCGCCGGGCGACGGGACGACAACGAGCGGCGAGGAAGACGCACCGCTCGTCGGCGCGGCACCGGAAGGCAGGCTAG